A window of Limanda limanda chromosome 4, fLimLim1.1, whole genome shotgun sequence genomic DNA:
tgaataattttaatttcaatattatccaaaataatcgtgattatgatttttttttttcataatcgaggaggaaccgctcacaggctaacgtaagctagcatcagctcgagcagcggagttaatactccacttcctgtctctgtctgctgcacccggctgctccacctctcacctgaataatgaggaggatttaatgctgttgtgaacgagtctgtgcagaaaacctgctgctgtgaatgaaaaacttttttttaccagaaaccttttgttttatgctgcttcctttacgagctgcgtcgtaacaccaactgtaaacaacctcaacatctctacttcctgaatgtgatcgttcaaaaatcacaacagtcgacattaaacgacacaacacaagtttttcaaaacacttcaggaaactctgaaattataaacgtgtgtttttgtgtttcagtgtgtcctgcagacgtccagcaactgatggtgaagaaagaagagtttccccctgaggagcagcagtggagcccccttgtggaccaggaggatccagagcccccccacattaaagaggaacaggaggaaccgtggaccaatcaggatggacagcagcttcaaggactggaggaggctgatatcaagttcacattgactcctgtcgctgtgaagagtgaagaagatgaagagaaacttaaatcgtcaaagcttcatccgagtgagatgaaggagaacagagcggactgtggaggaccagaaccagccaggaactcaggtccagatggacgtttacaacaaggtcctgaggacaagactgaagaatcttctgagactgaagtcagtgaggatgattggctggagaccagggaaactcagactggtttaaatacaagaaataacaaactaagtgatgtgggatgtaagacagaaaaaaaatcgttcagttgctctgagtgtggtaaaagatttaaccaaaggggcaatctaaatacacatatgaggattcatacaggagagaaaccgtatatctgctctgagtgtggtaatggatttaaccaaaggggcaatctaaatacacatatgaggattcatacaggagagaaagcgtttagttgctctgagtgtggtaacagatttaacgaaaggggcaatctaaatacacatatgaggattcatacaggagagaaaccgtatatctgctctgagtgtggtaatggatttaaccaaaggggcagtctaaatacacatatgaggattcatacaggagagaaagcgtttagttgctctgagtgtggtaaaagatttaacaaaaggggcagtctaaatacacacatgaggattcatacaggagagaaaccgtatatttgctctgagtgtggtaaaagatttaacgaAAGGGGCAATCTagatacacatatgaggattcatacaggagagaaaccgtacatctgctctgagtgtggtaatggatttaaccaaaggggcagtctaaatacacatatgaggattcatacaggagagaaagcgtttagttgctctgagtgtggtaaaagatttaacgaAAGGGGCAATCTagatacacatatgaggattcatacaggagagaaaccgtatatctgctctgagtgtggtaatggatttaaccaaaggggccatctaaatagacatatgaggattcatacaagaGAGAAAGCGTTTAGTGGATccgagtgtggtgaaagatttaagattcagtcctCTTGTACAAgacgtgaggattcataaagaagagaagtgattcagttgcaaccAAGATTTTgtaggatttatcagcagatattcatagtatacatattcatagttcactgttttaaatagactactaacaggttttatgtccctagataaaataactctatttgattaaatatgtttgttttaaaacaatgacttcttggttcgtgagattcaatgacagtttgtgttctcctttatgtattgaatgtgtttccaagaataaaagtctaatgaaaagataaaggcgtcgccctcctctttgtttcctcacgagacaaattaatcagcttctcacagtcagacatgtttgtttatgtttgacgtgaagtcggaactcagcaatttcaggtcagaatatctgacatgcgagtcgtctggaacgcagcattacactcacacatgaatgactgtaaatgtcaaacagcaggatggttaaattcagagacagctgtgatgtcccaaaaaaaaataaaatttaagataattatttttatgtttgtgctGAGATGTTTTGGTTCTGTCGgtcaatctgtgtgatactggactcagtagatcacagatctatataaaacaacatagatCATAGGTcagtgattcaaaacaaacatttaatctaaTGAGCAATTAGTAGACAAGGATCGACCTCACGTGAcggaggcaggaagtgaagcgtttatctttgccgcagtgcgcaaaacgcatgtcatgcttcaaaatgcatgtgctaaGGCCCGTTCAGTGCTgatttgcagtcctagaaatagTAGAAATTTcaatttttaattgtttttgttttcatctcaatttgaagttgatctgatgtaagacCTGGTACAAGttcctcaaagtaaaaatttaGAAtgtggccaaaatggccactaaatgcaagatggcggccttcctgttgttttttcataatgccccttgagactttttgttttttctggtcATGATAGATCGGTCAATGTCAACGTCTTCCAGGGGTCTCGTATTTGATTTACGGTtcacaaaagtttgaaataagtatTCACTTGGTGCCGTCTGGTGTGTTTTGTTAGGCACAGCTTCAAGAAGAGTAAAGCTCAGCACAGTGTTCCTTTTCCAGTgcctttgttgatgaaacaatttGTTCCCTTAATTTGTATTTGCAACTCTAggagaatgataataatgatgaaatatcttatttttgagacatctatgaaaagaaactgagcaggggtggtgtctgtttatctgaggATTATGTGTCAGTGGTCACATCAGGTTTGATTGTctaatttatttcaatatttttctgggttaaaaaaacaacataaatgcttcttttaatatgttctcCCAGTCAACAGAAAGTCAATGAGCTGTCTAACTCCACAGCCTAATCGTGCTAATCGCCCTTCTCCCCAATCTTGTGTATTAATGGGGGGGGGTGATCTACAAATCCATTTGATAATGAATCTGAATAAGAGAAATAGGCAACTGAATGGATTAATGAattactttccctttttcttatttgctaTTCACCCTAATGAGTAATTTAGCTTCTCCATTCAACCTCTCCATTCCGTGACACTTTGGGCCTTGTGctgataaaacaagaaaaaacaaagcaaactagCCACGAAATCTAATTTCATTTAGTTCTTTAATAATATTGACAGCGTTTTTAATATAACAAGGGACAATACAATGAAAGTCaaaaatgatcaataacatTTGAATGCACAGATTAATTTGTCTCTGatatttctttgagaaaaaacaagactCATTGAAACTCACTTTTATCGTCTGCTAAAAAGGAACAAGGAGGCTGATTGGAGCACGGCAATAACTTATCAATGATCAAACATTACACAGTCATCAAATGAAACTCTGCATTAGTAAATAAAAAGGCTGATGTTGAGGAAAAGTTAAGAAGCAAATAAACGTTTGCAAGaagcaaataaagcaaattctttGTTTGATAACATGTACAAAAGTATCTCAACAAAATAGCAATAATACCTACAAATCCCTTCAGAGAACACATAATGAATATGTATCATTAAGAGCTGAttgagacacattaaaaacattgtgaacagcAGCTCGAGACAGAAAGTTCAATCTGTTACCTACTGCCGGGACAATATGTCAAGTAATGTAAAGTATTTTCCAACAATGCTTCTATAACAAGAGGGATAAATCTTTATACAGCATTTGAATCTTCCTTCAGAACCCTGTTCAGTACAATCTCTCAAATCTATAAGATGAGACAACACACGATGGCTTCAGATAATCATAAGTGCAAATGTCTGTCTATAAGATGAGcggatttatattataaaaagtttttacagcatctacTAATGTGCTTGTATTGAGAAGAATAGAGGAGCTGATACTCAGTGTATGTAATGATCAGTAaggctttgtattatttacagtacaataagGATTAGTTGCCAGTTGTGTtgaacactgtgttgtgttgttttgttgatagaTTTCTTGTAGTGCACATGCAGAAGAGTTTATGATACTAATGATAAGGCCTCCAGGTCAAAGCCTCAGCATGCAGagtaaagacaaagacagaaactgcagatataaagaaataaaaaatgacccTGTGTCCAAGTtgcctggttttaaaacacaaactcttctttgacttcatcctcctctgaccACGATTTCCAAAAACTGTAGTTCAAAAATACTTCTATCCATCTTCAGAGTCATGATCGAatccaaactttaatttgtgcCGTGAAGAACAAGACTTTTCATCTTCACTCAGAAGCGGAACCAGCCACTAGTTTCCTCGGAGCTGTCAAAGTTGATTCCTTCACACAGGGACTccttgaagagagaggaaacgtcACTGACACTCACAGATTAATGCCTCACAGCAGAAAATACTATTAGAGGAAACTAATAGAGTCTCAGGAGTCTTAAGTTCCTATTTGGAAAATTGGGTCATTTATGTGGAGTGCTGTTAAACGATTGCAGCACTGGAGACTGTTCATCAGAACATTGTCTAAGAAgaagttattaattattaatcactTTTCTGAACCTACGTGTGATTGCTTCACTTTAATCAATACTAAGACACTCTTAAATAACCatcttataattattaatacattatatatgtgCACAGCAAAGTATAGTTACTTGTCTATCATTTGACCTCTTTAAAACATATCTAGGTGTCTGACAAATGTGATAAtcaaatgcttttaaagaagCTGCCTTTTGCTGTCGCAgccatttattcattttccaaaGAATCAGGGTGCGATAGTCGTTCTTGATAACGTTGCTGAGATGAAACATATcgacagcagctttctgaatgCAAAGGTGATGGAAGGTTGAAGAAACCAAAGTGCTggaaaaccataaaaaaaagCCGAGTCCCTCAGGGTTTCATCCTGGTAGGAGATGAGATGCTGCAAGGTGTtcaaggacaaaacaaaagatctgGGGACTCCTGATCACAGCCGAGCAGAGTAACCATCCTCTCCACATTGACTCGTGTTAACAGGCTCAACAACAGAGGTCAATTCAAAGGGGACTTTGAATTGAATTggagaatttaaggggactgttaatgagtgtcattctagtttgtgcatgtaaaaaacctgcagttaaaaagcccaaagtcctcAGTGAAGGAAGCTCCTCTCCCCCACAGTCAACATAGCACATGAACCTCCTCAAGCACCTGAAGCACATGAAGCTCCTGAAGCTCTTCAAGCACATGAAGCTCCTGAAGCTCTTCAAGCACATGAAGCTCCTGAAGCTCTTCAAGCACCTGGGGCACAAGAAGCTCCTCAAGCTCctgttgtgtaagtgtgtgttacTAAGAGATATAAAAAGTTGTCTAATCTaagatctgtgtgtttgtgtgtgtgtgtgtgtgtttgtgtgtgtgtgtgtgtgtgtgtgtatgtgtgtgtatctatccatctatctatccatctatctatctatctatccatctatccatctatctatctatctatctatctatctatctatctatctatctatctatctatctatctatctatctatctatctatctatctatctatctatctatctatctatctatctatctatctatctatatcaggggtcttcaatgtttttcaggccaaggaccccctgCTCCAacaagagatggagcagggaccccctactatatatattgtataaaattgtgttttatattaaactgggcctagtgccatgtaaaAACagagctaccctgttattgtgcattcaatactaagctattcaaatattacacaggttcatatattcatgtttttaatttaaacatgtgcaaggtacagggtggccatgccactgccatttataaacatacatcgtGCAttcaacactgagctattaaagtaattcacagatttatgtttttattttaaacatgtagaagagacagtgaatcctcaagctatctgtggatgtaacacatactcccacattagtgagatgtcggaccctgatgggtagcacacaacttatctcatcttggacggatggaggttgtcaggcagagggtcaaatcagcctcacaatatgttggatgcatgttaatgtgtatttaaagacatttaaatttttggaaaaaaattggttagaaaataaataaaaaattataacaatttttaaaaattgtctaatcaaccaaagatttcgggACTCAcctgcagtacctccacggaccccctgttgaagacctctggtctaGATATCATCAATTCTATTCTAAGGGTTCCTGTCTGTTTCATTAGATTAATGCTCATGAAAAAGCCAACGGAGAGAATTAAAGTAAATCTTATCCCAGTGAACTGATGAGTCTTGTGATTGGTTCTTTCTGTGTCATCGTACCTGTTTCCCTTGAGGAGAAAGCTCAGAGTCCCCCCCCGATGCGGCCCTCCACGTTGTGGTTGCTCTCTCCGTGGCGGCACAGGTAGATGGAGTGAGAGTGCACGTGGATGTTCATGAGGTAATACACGATCTTGCTCTGGATGTAGTCCTGCACCCGGTTCACCAGGAAACGCCGGCCCACGTTTATCACCTTGATAAACGACAGGTCCCTGCAGGTGGTGATGGATCATGGGGGGCTGaacttaaaatctgtttactgACACCATCTAGTGTTCATTTGTTGCAAACTGCTATAACACCTTTTAGGTCCACAGGAGCGTAATCCAGATATTAAATGTAATGACCTATTGAGATAGAGAGAAGCAGATGTGATCAGCTCTTACTTGTCGTAGTTGTCAGGATCTAACGGTTGATAAGTGACCTTGTAGCACTCGATGCGTTTGAGGAAGTCGTccattactctctctctgtgtctctcagggtAGTCGGGACTGgacaccttcacttcctgtggcagGTATGCAACACAGTCAGACCATGTGAGCAAGCAGCATGGTTCTTACATAACTAAGCAGACACCGGGAATATTTATAGATTAAGGGTTTGAGTGACGTACAATAAATATTAGCAGCTATCACCTCAGGGTCGTCACACACCGACTCCACCAAGAACACCTgttggagagaggtcagaggtcaacgtacGACTAACACGCGAACAACACAAAATCATCCAGTTTTTGAATTAGTCATTGTGGAGTTttcttgttaacatttaaaagtctcacattcatcatttcacgTTCAACGCtacataaactgtgaatgtttgaatgtgaatttcaATTAAGTCCGATttccaaagacaaaataacagcaGAATATAATGAAAACACTTCCAATGTTACCTTGAATGCATTCTCCTTCACAAAGCCTTGAATGAGGTCTCTACGTTCTctagttgtgtttgttgcatcaaaaacctgagaaaacaagtcaatgtgtGTAACTTGGACAGTGTCAGCTtcagagtgacagcagcagcctgtttgaTATCTAGGTCACAATTCAGGCGTGTCATCCATCTTAGAAAGTGGAATGAAACAAAGAACACAGTGGGCTTCTGGAGTGAGATTTGGAAGTTTAGGGATGCAGCTGATATCAACCCGTTTCAGGAACTTGCCAtggctgctgtgtctgtgttgtcccTGCCACACTCAAATGCTGAAGTCGAGAGATTATTCAGGCAGATGAGTGTGGTAAAAAGCAAACTAAGAAATCGAGTGTCATTGCACACCCTTAACTCCATCCTCTATGTCCGATATGGTCTGAGGCTGTCTGGTGAGGCTTGCTATGAGCACAAGCTGCCCGATAATGTTTTGCAGCTTTTTGGCACATCAGCGGCTTACTCATTTAAGTCAGCTACCTCAGTTGCTGAACCTGCCATAGAAAGCCTTGACCAAGATGAAGATGACCTACTCTTTCTacatctgtaaaatataaattttctgtggtattgtgtTAAATTTTGAACttgggctagtcaaggcttcatgctagggtcccattatgttttccatttcataagtcccagctataGTCATcagcaggcatctgtttaccaaaaatattcaggcgaaAATAAAAAGCTTCTAACTCACTGTGTGCCAACTGCTATTAGTCAATGCCAGTAGCACTTAAGGCCCCAGTATGCTTGTAcattctccgtttctcggagagggctccacaggggtccatgagtctttttgatatttacttatCCGACCTTCTCCGACCACtttacgtcgaaaaaaattcaccgccaaacccataggtggcgcaacggaaggcgagctcagagaagcctaccccaattataggaagaagaagtccacttgtgtttatatttctctgtcagcctgcctcccacacactgaaccatggcaaccaaCAGACAGAGGATGTTGATGGAGCCGGCGCTCATTGACTTGGAAGAGGAGATTCTTGTATTGACTTATTTAATAAGACGTGAGCAACAACAGATggggagacggagacggaggtgGTCTGTACGTCCACTAAATCAATCGAGGCCGAGGACGGGAGAATATGCGTCTCTTGTATGTCCTCTGAGGGATCTTGACGAAGAAATGCACTTTGTGTATTTCCGTATGTCAGCAGCCAGATTTGACGACCTTCTTCGTCGCGTGGAACCACACATACGGCACCAGGGCACACACAGCATGCCGTTCGATGCTGCCCAGAGACTCGCTGTGGCGCTACGACTTTTAGCATCTGGTGCTAACCAACAGGCTGTAGCGGGGAGCTACAGACTGGCATCCTCCACGGTATCCAGCATTGTGTCCGAGGTCTGCAAGGCGTTGTGGACAGCTCTCCAGCCAGAACACCTACCCTGTCCCTCAACCAGCCAGTGGACAGCAATAGCAGCGGACTTTTGGCGGCTGTGGAACTTCCCAAACTGCGTTGGCAGCCTCGACGGGAAGCATGTAACCATCAAGGCGCCACCTCATGCCGGGAGTgacttttttaattataaaggTGCTCACTCGATTGTCCTGATGGCAACATGCGATGCCAGGTATCGCTTCACGATGGTGGACGTCGGAGGGTATGGACGGGAGAGCGACGGTGGCATTTTTAAGGAGAGCGCATTCGGGTCACAGCTGGCTGAAAACAAGTTGAACTTGCCGCCACCGGTGCTTCTTCCCACTGTTACGCACCTGGCCTAGGGGCGCCAGGCTACGCAACAAAAAAGACGGGAGACAACAGTTTCCCAatcaaaataagtatttaatcaaaccaaaccaatCCAAGTGCTCAACTTATAATAAAAGTATGGGATGTGGAAGTCAGTAAGTCCGTAGTGTGGAGTGTGTATGCATGAGTGGATTataggtgtgtgttgtttcaacaTAAGTGTTGAAAGGTGTGCATGGCTATGGCGCTAcggaaacacgcacacaaacacacgcgcacacacacacacacacacacacacagacagaaacacacacagaaacacatacacacacacacacacacgccaccgGTGCTTCTTCCCGGGACCAGGACCAATGCCCCCCACGTCATTGTTGCTGATGCTGCCTTTCCCCTGCACAACAACATCATGCGTCCATTTCCAGGTATGTCACAAACCATAATAATGAATTGCATTGCACGttgcatataaatacagaacGTAGTCTCTTATTTGTGATGGTGGTGCAACCATGTTCTATTCAGTTACACTCATACATTCCTGCCTTTTGTGTGTCTCAGAGGTAGAGTAATTACAAGCTGATAGTGGCCTTTTGTTTACAGACACAAGAAGATGGTGGGGCAAAAGTTATTTGCATGCATATAGACCTGGTCATTGCCCTGTTCATGTCTGACAGAGAGTCAGCAGACATAGTTCCTGCCCTTTGTGCGTCTCAGAGGTAGAGTTATTACA
This region includes:
- the LOC132999953 gene encoding gastrula zinc finger protein XlCGF8.2DB-like, with translation EKKSFSCSECGKRFNQRGNLNTHMRIHTGEKPYICSECGNGFNQRGNLNTHMRIHTGEKAFSCSECGNRFNERGNLNTHMRIHTGEKPYICSECGNGFNQRGSLNTHMRIHTGEKAFSCSECGKRFNKRGSLNTHMRIHTGEKPYICSECGKRFNERGNLDTHMRIHTGEKPYICSECGNGFNQRGSLNTHMRIHTGEKAFSCSECGKRFNERGNLDTHMRIHTGEKPYICSECGNGFNQRGHLNRHMRIHTREKAFSGSECGERFKIQSSCTRREDS